The following are from one region of the Ictalurus furcatus strain D&B chromosome 11, Billie_1.0, whole genome shotgun sequence genome:
- the tie1 gene encoding tyrosine-protein kinase receptor Tie-1, translated as MIYLIYLLCFISMSDAVMDLTMRSNGRNSSQNFALSCITGERNTDGLELSIKKDNSIMRMTNMPRFTVQKLRSTEVLASGFSGMEHKGIFYCHLKQGSNHQTTVTLISNYNKGQFRPQRLSLVSNKGDTVHLAMEVVGKEQRDVTWKFNGNYHYMTNWGDVENRTAVHTIYNVMQTNAGIYSASYVGDSPIYGAWMHLIVRDCPKNKWGTSCDKECPECLNGGVCHDKDGDCVCPPGFMGTRCETACREGMFGRNCQESCKAENGCQGQTFCLVEPYGCSCASGWHGHHCNKPCPEGMYGADCRLSCNCKNKGKCSRFSGCQCPTGWRGQHCEKLDHAPQILGMPRNLEWNLNSSPKILCSATGNPLPSHNSFELRKLDSTVLKASHTTMDSNKSTAQFEIPRLTAEHGGLWECRVSTKGGQDFCKFNLTVKVPPCPTTPPKLIEKSSKQLIVKPVESFKGDGPILSKKISYKPMESEHPWSSIIVYGNEPITLMNLKPTTRYKVRVQLTRPGDGGEGPSGPEAIMETDCPGPSSPRNVEANPLSISTVQVRWDPPVDPNGGIVKYIIEYQPVGQDNLHPWVDTDDGNKTTKDVTALNGSTLYQFRVRAFSKVPGEWSKFVQAKTQGDGTASFIPTTQGVGRPRKEEYQLLWAVIGSVAITCVTILLALLVLFYIRRSIVKRRRTFTYQSGSGEETILQFNSGTLTLTRRPKPTPEPLTYPILEWEDIKFEDVIGEGNFGQVIKAMIKKDGTKMSAAVKMLKEFASENDHRDFAGELEVLCKLGQHPNIINLLGACENKGYLYIAIEYAPYGNLLDFLRKSRVLETDPAFAKEHGTASTLTSQQLLQFAADVATGMHYLSDKQFIHRDLAARNVLVGENLVAKIADFGLSRGEEVYVKKTMGRLPVRWMAIESLNYSVYTTKSDVWSFGVLLWEIVSLGGTPYCGMTCAELYEKLPQGYRMEKPRNCDDEVYDMMRQCWRDRPYERPPFSQISVQLNRMQEARKAYVNMALFENFTYAGIDATAEEA; from the exons ATGCAGTCATGGATCTCACCATGAGGTCAAATGGGAGAAATTCTTCACAGAACTTTGCCCTCTCCTGCATCACAGGGGAGCGCAACACTGATGGATTAGAGCTTAGCATTAAAAAAGACAACAGCATAATGCGTATGACAAACATGCCTCGTTTCACTGTGCAAAAGCTTCGCTCTACAGAAGTGCTGGCTTCTGGTTTCAGTGGCATGGAGCACAAAGGCATCTTTTACTGCCATTTGAAGCAGGGCTCAAATCACCAGACCACTGTCACTCTCATCAGCAACTACAATAAAG gTCAATTCAGACCACAGAGGCTCTCCCTTGTGAGTAATAAAGGAGACACGGTACATCTGGCAATGGAAGTTGTGGGCAAGGAGCAAAGAGATGTCACATGGAAATTTAACG GGAATTATCACTACATGACCAACTGGGGAGATGTTGAAAATCGGACTGCAGTCCACACCATTTATAATGTTATGCAGACCAATGCAGGGATATACAGTGCAAGCTATGTAGGAGACAGCCCCATCTACGGAGCCTGGATGCATCTAATTGTTCGCG ATTGTCCAAAGAACAAATGGGGCACATCCTGTGACAAGGAATGTCCTGAGTGtcttaatggtggtgtttgtcATGACAAAGATGGAGACTGTGTTTGTCCTCCTGGCTTCATGGGGACACGCTGTGAGACAG CATGTCGAGAGGGCATGTTTGGACGAAACTGCCAGGAATCCTGTAAGGCAGAAAATGGATGCCAGGGCCAGACCTTCTGCCTTGTTGAGCCTTATGGCTGCTCCTGTGCAAGTGGCTGGCATGGACATCACTGCAACAAAC CCTGTCCGGAGGGAATGTATGGAGCTGACTGCCGTCTGAGCTGCAATTGTAAAAACAAGGGCAAATGTAGTCGCTTCAGTGGCTGCCAATGTCCTACTGGTTGGAGAGGACAACACTGTGAGAAACTAG ATCATGCTCCCCAAATCCTTGGCATGCCGAGGAACCTGGAGTGGAACCTGAACTCCAGCCCAAAAATCTTATGCTCTGCCACAGGCAATCCTCTTCCCAGCCACAACAGCTTTGAGCTACGCAAACTGGACAGCACAGTTCTTAAG GCCTCCCACACCACAATGGACTCAAATAAGAGCACAGCTCAGTTTGAGATTCCACGCTTGACTGCTGAGCATGGGGGGCTCTGGGAATGTCGGGTCTCGACTAAGGGAGGCCAGGACTTCTGTAAGTTCAACCTGACTGTTAAAG TGCCCCCCTGTCCAACCACTCCTCCAAAACTGATCGAGAAGAGCAGCAAACAGCTCATTGTAAAGCCTGTAGAGAGCTTCAAAGGTGATGGGCCCATTTTGTCTAAAAAGATCAGCTATAAGCCCATGGAGTCAGAACACCCCTGGTCTTCTATTATAG tgTACGGTAATGAACCAATTACACTAATGAACTTGAAGCCCACGACCAGATATAAGGTTCGGGTGCAGCTTACTCGGccaggagatggaggagagggGCCTTCGGGTCCAGAGGCTATCATGGAGACTGACTGTCCAG GTCCCTCTTCCCCACGGAATGTCGAGGCTAACCCCTTGTCCATCAGCACTGTTCAGGTTCGCTGGGACCCTCCTGTGGATCCCAATGGAGGCATTGTGAAATACATCATTGAATACCAGCCAGTGGGACAAGACAACTTACACCCATGGGTGGACACTGATGATGGGAACAAGACCACCAAGGATGTAACAGCATTAAATGGCAGCACCTTATACCAGTTTCGTGTACGGGCTTTCTCAAAGGTGCCCGGAGAGTGGAGCAAGTTTGTGCAAGCCAAAACCCAAGGAGATG GTACTGCCAGCTTCATTCCAACCACTCAGGGGGTTGGAAGGCCTAGGAAGGAGGAGTATCAGCTGCTCTGGGCTGTGATTGGCTCAGTGGCAATCACCTGTGTCACCATCCTGCTAGCGCTACTGGTCCTCTTCTACATACGCAGATCCATTGTCAAACGCAGACGCACTTTCACCTACCAGTCTGGATCT GGAGAAGAGACCATCCTGCAGTTCAACTCGGGGACTCTCACACTGACTCGCAGACCGAAGCCCACCCCAGAACCCCTAACCTACCCTATTCTGGAATGGGAGGACATCAAGTTTGAGGATGTCATTGGTGAAGGGAATTTTGGGCAAGTCATTAAAGCCATGATCAAAAAGGATGGGACCAAAATGAGTGCAGCAGTCAAAATGCTTAAAG AGTTTGCCTCAGAAAATGACCACCGTGACTTTGCTGGGGAACTGGAGGTGCTGTGCAAGCTGGGCCAGCATCCCAACATTATTAACCTTCTAGGAGCTTGTGAAAACAAAG GTTACTTATACATTGCTATTGAGTACGCTCCCTATGGAAATCTTCTGGATTTCCTGAGAAAGAGCCGAGTTCTGGAGACAGATCCAGCGTTTGCTAAAGAACATGGCACTGCATCCACGCTTACTTCCCAGCAGCTCCTGCAGTTCGCCGCAGATGTGGCAACAGGCATGCATTACCTTAGTGACAAACAG TTTATTCACAGAGATCTGGCAGCCAGAAACGTACTGGTTGGAGAAAATCTGGTGGCGAAAATTGCTGATTTTGGACTCTCACGTGGAGAGGAGGTGTATGTCAAAAAGACCATG GGAAGACTTCCTGTACGATGGATGGCCATTGAATCCCTCAATTACAGTGTCTACACCACAAAGAGTGATGT CTGGTCTTTTGGGGTGCTCCTGTGGGAGATTGTAAGCTTAG GAGGCACTCCTTACTGTGGGATGACCTGCGCTGAGCTGTACGAGAAGCTTCCTCAGGGCTACAGGATGGAGAAGCCTAGAAACTGTGATGATGAAGT GTATGATATGATGAGACAGTGTTGGAGGGACAGGCCTTATGAAAGGCCACCATTTTCTCAGATATCTGTTCAGCTGAACAGGATGCAAGAGGCAAGGAAG GCCTACGTAAACATGGCACTGTTTGAGAACTTTACCTACGCTGGAATAGATGCCACCGCCGAAGAAGCCTGA